Proteins encoded together in one Prunus dulcis chromosome 3, ALMONDv2, whole genome shotgun sequence window:
- the LOC117622071 gene encoding shikimate O-hydroxycinnamoyltransferase-like, translating to MAVNVRVRESMIVKPEEETPKRALWISDLDVVISRTHVGSVYFYRRPNVQNGAHHLQNNCVLDSEVFKCSLAKALVPFYPVAGRLKLNDEGRIEIDCNAEGVLFVVAETDSVLDDFGDFAPTLEFRKLIPAVDYSAGISSYPLLVLQVTYFKCGGVSLGVGLEHRVADGVSGLHFVNTWSDIARGCDITIPPFIDRTLLRARDPPQPAFHHIEYQPDPPIKTPLRSINAGSVESTTVSIFRLTREQLNMLKAKSKEDGNTIEFSTFEMLAGHVWRCASNARQLPDDQETKLHVALDGRSRLEPPLPPGFFGNVVFAAAPIAAVGNLKSKPTWYAARCVHDAVVRMDNDYLRSALDYLKLEPDLSSLVRGAHTFRSPRLGIASWARLPIHDADFGWGRPIFMGPGGIGYEGLAVVLPSVSNDGSLSVAISLESEHMKSFSKLLYDI from the exons ATGGCGGTCAACGTGAGAGTGAGGGAGTCAATGATAGTGAAGCCAGAGGAGGAAACGCCAAAACGGGCACTGTGGATATCGGACTTGGATGTCGTGATTTCGAGAACTCACGTTGGAAGTGTCTACTTCTACAGGAGGCCAAATGTTCAAAACGGCGCGCATCATCTTCAAAACAACTGTGTTTTGGATTCGGAGGTGTTCAAGTGCTCCCTTGCCAAGGCCCTCGTGCCCTTCTACCCCGTGGCCGGCCGCCTTAAGCTCAATGATGAGGGACGTATCGAGATCGATTGCAATGCAGAGGGAGTGCTGTTTGTTGTGGCGGAGACTGACTCGGTCCTTGATGATTTCGGGGACTTTGCGCCGACTCTTGAGTTCCGGAAGCTCATTCCTGCCGTTGATTATTCCGCTGGGATATCCTCTTATCCCCTCTTGGTCTTACAG GTCACATACTTCAAATGTGGTGGAGTGTCACTCGGTGTTGGTCTGGAACATCGTGTAGCAGATGGAGTTTCTGGTCTCCACTTTGTAAATACATGGTCTGATATCGCTCGAGGGTGTGACATTACAATTCCACCATTTATAGATAGGACATTACTTCGTGCCCGAGACCCGCCCCAACCTGCATTCCATCACATTGAATACCAACCTGATCCGCCCATAAAAACCCCTCTGCGGAGCATAAACGCTGGCAGTGTTGAAAGTACAACTGTCTCCATTTTTAGATTGACGCGGGAGCAGCTCAACATGTTGAAGGCCAAGTCTAAGGAAGATGGGAACACAATCGAATTTAGCACATTTGAGATGTTGGCAGGTCATGTTTGGCGATGTGCATCAAATGCACGCCAACTTCCTGATGATCAAGAGACCAAACTACACGTTGCCCTTGACGGAAGGTCCAGACTGGAGCCGCCTCTCCCGCCTGGTTTCTTTGGCAATGTGGTTTTTGCAGCTGCCCCAATCGCTGCAGTAGGGAATCTCAAATCAAAACCTACATGGTATGCTGCAAGGTGTGTGCATGATGCTGTGGTGCGAATGGATAATGATTATCTTAGATCAGCACTTGACTATCTGAAACTTGAGCCTGATTTGTCGAGCCTTGTTCGAGGGGCTCATACTTTTAGGTCCCCAAGACTTGGGATAGCTAGTTGGGCTAGGCTGCCGATCCATGATGCTGACTTTGGTTGGGGTCGACCTATTTTCATGGGACCTGGTGGAATTGGATATGAGGGGTTGGCTGTAGTTTTACCTAGTGTATCAAATGATGGGAGTTTATCAGTGGCCATTTCTTTGGAATCTGAACATATGAAATCATTTTCCAAGTTGTTGTATGACATATAA
- the LOC117623197 gene encoding shikimate O-hydroxycinnamoyltransferase-like, whose translation MMSVNVRVRESVVVKPEEETPKRALWISDLDIVISATHLGSVYFYRRPNVQNGAHHLQNNCVLDSEVLKCSLAKALVPFYPVAGRLKLNDEGRIEIDCNGEGVLFVVAETDSVLDEFGDFAPTLEFRKLVPAVDYSAGISSYPLLVVQVTYFKCGGVSLGVGLEHRVADGFSGLHFVNTWSDIARGLDLTIPPFIDRTLLRARDPPQPAFDHIEYQPDPPIKTGTKAVGDESATVSIFRFTREQLNILKAKSKEDGNTINYTTYEMLAGHIWKCASVARELPDDQETKLHIAVDGRSRLQPPLPPGFFGNVVFSSAPIAAAGDLKSKPTWYAASRIHDAVLRMDNDYLRSALDYLELQPDLLPHVRGAHTFRCPRLAITNWSRLPIYDADFGWGRPTFMGPGGIGYEGLAFVLPSATNDGSLSVVISLQSQRMKSFSKLLYEI comes from the exons ATGATGTCGGTCAACGTGAGAGTGAGGGAGTCAGTGGTGGTGAAGCCAGAGGAGGAAACGCCAAAACGGGCGCTGTGGATATCGGACTTGGATATCGTGATTTCGGCAACTCACCTTGGAAGTGTTTACTTCTACAGGAGGCCAAACGTTCAAAACGGCGCACATCATCTTCAAAACAACTGTGTCTTGGATTCGGAGGTGCTCAAGTGCTCCCTTGCCAAGGCCCTCGTGCCCTTCTACCCCGTGGCCGGCCGCCTGAAGCTGAACGATGAGGGACGTATCGAGATCGATTGCAATGGAGAGGGAGTGCTGTTTGTTGTGGCGGAGACTGACTCGGTCCTCGATGAGTTCGGGGACTTTGCGCCGACTCTTGAGTTCCGGAAGCTCGTTCCTGCCGTTGATTATTCCGCTGGGATATCCTCTTATCCCCTCTTGGTCGTACAG GTCACATACTTCAAATGTGGTGGAGTGTCACTTGGTGTTGGCCTGGAACATCGTGTAGCAGATGGCTTTTCTGGTCTCCACTTTGTAAATACATGGTCTGATATCGCTCGAGGTCTTGACCTTACAATTCCACCATTCATCGACAGGACATTACTTCGTGCCCGAGACCCACCACAGCCTGCATTCGATCACATTGAATACCAACCTGATCCACCCATTAAAACCGGTACAAAAGCTGTAGGTGATGAGAGCGCAACGGTATCCATTTTTAGATTTACAAGGGAGCAGCTCAACATCTTGAAAGCCAAGTCTAAGGAAGATGGGAACACAATCAACTATACCACATATGAGATGTTGGCAGGTCATATTTGGAAATGCGCATCCGTGGCACGTGAACTTCCTGATGATCAAGAGACCAAACTACATATTGCAGTTGATGGAAGGTCCAGGCTGCAACCCCCCCTCCCTCCTGGTTTCTTTGGCAACGTGGTTTTTTCAAGCGCACCAATTGCTGCAGCAGGGGAtctcaaatcaaaaccaacatgGTATGCTGCAAGCCGTATTCATGATGCTGTTTTGCGTATGGACAACGATTATCTTAGATCAGCGCTGGACTATCTTGAACTTCAGCCTGACCTGTTACCCCATGTTCGCGGAGCTCATACTTTTAGGTGCCCGAGACTTGCAATAACTAATTGGTCTAGGCTGCCGATCTATGATGCTGATTTCGGTTGGGGTCGACCTACTTTCATGGGGCCTGGTGGAATTGGATATGAGGGGTTGGCTTTTGTGTTACCAAGTGCAACAAATGATGGAAGTTTGTCAGTGGTCATTTCTCTGCAATCTCAACGTATGAAATCATTCTCCAAGTTGTTGTATGAGATATAA